A single region of the Planctomycetota bacterium genome encodes:
- a CDS encoding insulinase family protein yields the protein MRKKLYFLGSLLLVSVLLVIQCSASKPAVAQSETPDPDQRIGNPDKIKFPPIKIVIPKPGRVELDNGIVLYTLENHELPLTEITVRIKTGSLCEPQDKLGLASLTAVMMRNGGIGKLSPMQVDEKLETMCATLNASSEYEEINFTLTMLKDDLDEGLKLLSDLLTAPQFDEERLKFEKAQLAESFRRENDKSDDIGYRKIIKIIYPEHPYGNVPAGTAETVESISRGDIVGFYNRYVKPNNIFVAVGGDFNASEILKMVHDKLGKWEKQAIDLPKLPLLELKYQKSINLVPKEVNQTSIIIGHLGIKRTSPDFFPLIVMNAILGGASSSRLEHSVREEKGLAYGIWSYFIMRRDLGVFLIQTDTKNESVSEVTGIILDEVEKMRNEPVKDEELIQTKDSILNGFVFRFDKTSRILDQYIYIEYMGISKDYLETYRDNIMKVTKEDIQRVARQYLHPEDFTFMYVGNRADIEKQIQEFGAVNIINLEEKK from the coding sequence ATGAGAAAGAAATTATATTTCCTGGGTTCTCTTTTGCTTGTCTCGGTCCTTTTGGTGATTCAATGTTCAGCGTCCAAGCCGGCCGTCGCACAAAGCGAGACGCCTGACCCTGACCAACGAATCGGTAATCCGGATAAAATAAAGTTTCCTCCCATCAAAATAGTCATCCCAAAACCGGGCAGGGTGGAACTGGATAACGGGATAGTACTTTATACCTTGGAAAACCATGAATTGCCTTTGACTGAAATAACTGTTCGTATCAAAACCGGTTCGCTATGCGAACCGCAGGATAAACTTGGCTTGGCTAGCCTGACTGCCGTTATGATGCGCAACGGCGGTATCGGCAAGCTTTCTCCCATGCAGGTTGATGAAAAGCTTGAAACAATGTGCGCCACGCTTAATGCCAGTTCCGAATACGAGGAGATTAATTTTACCCTGACAATGCTGAAAGATGATTTAGATGAAGGATTGAAACTTCTTTCAGATCTTTTGACTGCACCGCAGTTCGATGAAGAAAGGCTTAAATTCGAAAAAGCCCAGCTTGCCGAGTCTTTCAGGCGAGAAAACGATAAATCCGATGATATCGGTTACCGTAAAATCATTAAGATTATTTATCCGGAGCATCCTTACGGGAATGTCCCGGCCGGCACAGCCGAAACCGTGGAATCTATTTCTCGGGGAGATATCGTTGGGTTCTATAATAGATATGTAAAACCGAACAATATCTTCGTGGCTGTCGGCGGTGATTTTAATGCTTCGGAAATCTTAAAGATGGTCCATGATAAATTGGGTAAATGGGAAAAGCAGGCGATTGATTTGCCTAAGCTTCCGTTGCTCGAATTAAAATACCAGAAATCTATTAATCTTGTCCCGAAGGAAGTAAACCAGACATCCATAATAATCGGGCATCTCGGCATAAAAAGAACCTCGCCGGATTTTTTCCCCCTTATCGTGATGAATGCCATCCTGGGCGGTGCTTCCTCTTCGCGTCTGGAACATAGCGTCCGCGAGGAAAAAGGGCTGGCTTACGGCATCTGGAGTTATTTCATCATGCGCCGCGACCTGGGTGTTTTCCTCATCCAGACGGATACGAAAAATGAATCGGTCTCTGAAGTTACCGGGATTATCCTTGATGAGGTGGAAAAAATGCGCAATGAACCGGTGAAAGACGAGGAGCTTATACAGACAAAGGATTCTATTCTTAACGGCTTCGTTTTCCGCTTTGATAAAACCAGCCGGATTCTTGACCAGTATATCTATATCGAATACATGGGCATTTCTAAAGACTACCTGGAAACCTACCGTGATAATATTATGAAAGTGACCAAGGAGGATATCCAGAGGGTCGCCAGACAATATCTTCATCCTGAAGACTTTACATTTATGTATGTCGGCAACCGGGCGGATATCGAAAAACAGATCCAAGAATTTGGGGCAGTAAACATAATTAACCTGGAAGAGAAAAAATAA
- a CDS encoding terpene cyclase/mutase family protein, with the protein MMKMPSKVLRCGLLLVLLAATATFGKDEKKIDIWQHVDKQKVENAIKSGLAYLLDSIEKGNQLSPSLVPPGVDGLSAEEFVLYTLVKGGVDKEDPNFKKLLEKVLSKKLERTYLVSVLAMALDEIDRVAYQEKIANCAQFLIDNQCKNGQWDYGKPTDPLDSKVFVTPSKPKDGKDSGTVSVKKVQLARRRGKEGPATGDNSNTQYACLALRSCMQASIVIPPEVFQLTAQFLEKKQQADGGWGYDSPHGNQISPAYGSMSVGALGSLIICKFYLTKRIPDRDNSVLKGFDWVIKNFTVTENPKFKQGFWHYYYLYAMERLGAFLETEEFGSNLWYPVGAKFLLEKQEASGSWNQGRIDDTCFAILFLRRATKPLRAKVTGDKE; encoded by the coding sequence ATGATGAAAATGCCTTCTAAGGTTTTGAGATGCGGTTTATTGCTGGTGCTCCTGGCTGCCACGGCCACTTTCGGCAAAGATGAAAAGAAAATAGATATCTGGCAACATGTCGATAAGCAAAAGGTTGAGAATGCGATTAAGAGCGGGCTGGCTTATTTGCTTGATTCTATCGAAAAAGGAAATCAGCTTTCGCCTTCCCTGGTTCCGCCTGGTGTTGACGGTTTATCCGCTGAGGAATTCGTTCTTTATACCTTGGTCAAGGGAGGTGTGGATAAAGAAGATCCCAACTTTAAGAAACTTCTGGAAAAAGTGCTTTCCAAGAAACTGGAGCGCACTTACCTCGTTTCTGTTTTGGCGATGGCGCTTGATGAAATAGATAGGGTCGCTTACCAGGAAAAAATAGCCAACTGCGCCCAGTTCCTGATAGATAACCAGTGCAAAAACGGCCAATGGGATTACGGTAAGCCGACCGACCCGCTTGATTCTAAAGTCTTTGTTACCCCGTCAAAGCCCAAGGACGGTAAAGATAGCGGGACTGTTTCGGTGAAAAAGGTCCAGCTTGCCCGGCGCCGCGGCAAAGAAGGCCCGGCCACCGGCGATAATTCCAATACACAATATGCCTGCCTGGCGCTGCGTTCTTGTATGCAGGCAAGCATCGTCATTCCGCCCGAAGTTTTCCAGCTTACTGCGCAATTCCTGGAGAAAAAACAGCAGGCAGACGGCGGATGGGGATATGATTCCCCTCATGGTAACCAGATTTCTCCGGCTTATGGGAGTATGAGCGTGGGTGCTTTGGGGAGCCTGATTATCTGCAAATTCTACCTGACAAAGAGAATTCCTGACCGCGATAATTCCGTGCTTAAAGGGTTTGACTGGGTCATCAAGAATTTTACGGTTACCGAAAACCCGAAATTCAAGCAGGGATTCTGGCATTATTATTACCTTTATGCCATGGAACGTTTGGGTGCATTTCTGGAAACAGAGGAATTCGGTTCCAATTTGTGGTATCCGGTCGGTGCCAAGTTCCTCTTGGAAAAACAGGAAGCAAG